Genomic DNA from Pseudomonas fluorescens:
GGCCTTCGGCGGTGTAGATCTCGCGACCATCCACGGCAACCGAACCATCGGCAATGGCCATGTTCAGCTTGCCCTTGAGGACGCGTTTGATATGAATGTTATAGGTGATTTTCTTGGCGGTCGGCAGGACCTGACCAAAGAACTTCACTTCGCCCGAACCCAGGGCACGACCGCGACCCGGCAGGCCTTGCCAGCCGAGGAAGAAACCGACCAGTTGCCACATGGCGTCCAGGCCCAGGCAGCCCGGCATGACCGGATCACCTTCGAAATGGCAGGCGAAGAACCACAGGTCCGGAGTGATATCCAGCTCGGCGACCAATTCACCTTTGCCGTACTTGCCACCC
This window encodes:
- the fabA gene encoding 3-hydroxyacyl-[acyl-carrier-protein] dehydratase FabA; protein product: MTKQNAFTREDLLRCSRGELFGPGNAQLPAPNMLMVDRITHISEEGGKYGKGELVAELDITPDLWFFACHFEGDPVMPGCLGLDAMWQLVGFFLGWQGLPGRGRALGSGEVKFFGQVLPTAKKITYNIHIKRVLKGKLNMAIADGSVAVDGREIYTAEGLRVGVFTSTDNF